In Desulfobacterales bacterium, one DNA window encodes the following:
- a CDS encoding rhodanese-like domain-containing protein: MNSITPRQLLGLIRDDKEIAIIDVREQGEFANAHLLLSCCIPLSRMELRIAELIPRLDTPMVLVGNEPADAYRRTQRAFDRLNQWGYTDLSVLAGGIEGWRQAGYLLFSGVNTLSKAFGEFVETTYDTPRISAQALWQKIKQGEDLVILDARPAEEYFRMNIPGAVNVPGAEIVYRFFDFIKNPETLVVVNCAGRTRSIIGAQSLINAGIPNPVMALKNGTMGWHLDGLELENGQRRSTPFLTPAGMERAKTCVRRVADRFGVKQVDRATVAEWENDAGGRTCYVLDVRSPEEYTAGHLAGSRNASGGQLVQATDEYVAVRNARIVLVDDTEIRAIMTASWLVQMGWKDVFVLSGGIGNAGLEERPYHQSIIADYKEVRVISAGELNVKLSDESVAVIDVGTSRTYRTGHIPGAYWVVRSRMVLDIAALPGVEQIVLTASDDRLAHLAAEDLKAIRPDAAVRVLSGGASAWQNAGFPVEKGTSKALSTVDDVWYKPYELATASENAMTEYLNWEVGLVEQIKKDGSVVFPRF, translated from the coding sequence ATGAACAGCATCACTCCCCGCCAGCTTCTCGGGTTGATCCGGGACGATAAAGAGATCGCCATAATTGATGTCCGCGAACAGGGTGAGTTTGCCAATGCCCACCTGCTCCTTTCCTGCTGCATTCCATTGAGCCGGATGGAACTTCGCATAGCTGAATTGATTCCGCGGTTAGACACGCCTATGGTGTTGGTCGGTAATGAACCTGCCGATGCCTATCGGCGTACCCAGAGGGCATTTGACCGGCTTAATCAATGGGGGTATACCGATCTTTCTGTTTTAGCGGGGGGCATCGAAGGGTGGCGGCAGGCCGGATATTTACTTTTTTCCGGCGTAAATACACTCAGCAAGGCGTTTGGAGAATTTGTTGAGACCACGTATGATACCCCCCGGATTTCAGCGCAAGCGCTTTGGCAGAAGATAAAACAAGGTGAAGATCTTGTTATTTTAGACGCGCGTCCGGCGGAGGAGTACTTTCGGATGAATATTCCGGGCGCCGTCAACGTTCCGGGGGCAGAGATTGTCTATCGGTTTTTCGATTTTATAAAGAATCCCGAAACCCTGGTTGTGGTCAACTGCGCCGGCAGAACCCGCAGCATTATCGGCGCCCAATCACTGATCAATGCAGGGATTCCGAATCCGGTGATGGCGCTAAAAAACGGAACCATGGGGTGGCATCTGGACGGGCTCGAACTTGAGAATGGGCAGCGTCGATCAACGCCTTTTTTAACCCCTGCCGGTATGGAACGGGCGAAAACATGCGTTCGCAGAGTGGCAGACCGTTTTGGTGTGAAACAGGTTGACCGGGCAACGGTTGCGGAATGGGAAAACGATGCCGGTGGACGCACATGCTATGTTTTAGATGTTCGATCACCGGAAGAATATACGGCCGGTCATTTGGCCGGATCAAGAAATGCGTCGGGCGGTCAACTGGTGCAGGCAACAGACGAATATGTCGCCGTCCGGAATGCGCGCATTGTTTTGGTGGACGATACTGAAATCCGTGCGATCATGACGGCTTCGTGGTTGGTTCAAATGGGCTGGAAGGATGTATTTGTTCTGTCCGGCGGCATCGGCAATGCCGGCCTCGAGGAGCGCCCCTATCATCAGTCGATCATAGCCGATTATAAAGAGGTGCGGGTCATTTCCGCCGGTGAGTTGAATGTGAAGCTGTCTGATGAGTCCGTTGCCGTTATCGATGTGGGCACGAGCCGCACATACCGAACAGGTCATATCCCCGGTGCTTATTGGGTGGTACGCTCGCGGATGGTGCTGGACATTGCCGCTCTGCCGGGGGTTGAACAAATTGTATTGACTGCTTCGGACGACCGGCTGGCGCATCTTGCAGCTGAGGATCTTAAAGCAATCCGGCCGGATGCCGCTGTACGGGTTTTATCCGGGGGAGCGTCGGCGTGGCAGAACGCTGGTTTTCCTGTTGAAAAAGGAACGAGTAAAGCGCTTTCAACGGTTGATGATGTCTGGTACAAACCGTATGAACTAGCAACCGCTTCTGAAAATGCGATGACGGAATACCTGAACTGGGAAGTCGGGCTGGTGGAACAGATCAAAAAAGACGGATCAGTGGTTTTCCCCCGATTTTAA
- a CDS encoding aminopeptidase, protein MKMIELIKYAKIPIELNKKGVREVAILTDTGREFEIAEALAAAAFEMGIEPTIIIMPARPVHGMEPTAIMSNGVLGSQMMMFATSTGMAHTECVRTALKKGIKYIGMPDITIETLTNGAATADYTVVGRITAAIAKILTKGSSVHITSDAGTDLEFSIKGRKALELAGFFKPRSIACFPDGECPIAPVEKTANGTLVIDSSVHQIGRVGKPVVMKVKNGFVTAVEGVSEAGTLLNLLKTRGDKNSFNLGEFAVGTNPCARISENVSEDKKRLGSIHMALGDNVSLGGHSPSATHIDGIMGYPSLWVDNKQIIDRGKLLIKY, encoded by the coding sequence ATGAAAATGATAGAGCTTATAAAATATGCCAAAATTCCCATCGAACTGAACAAAAAGGGGGTCCGGGAAGTCGCTATCCTTACCGACACCGGACGAGAATTTGAAATAGCCGAAGCCCTGGCAGCGGCAGCATTTGAGATGGGCATCGAACCCACCATTATAATAATGCCGGCAAGACCGGTCCACGGCATGGAACCCACCGCGATCATGTCCAACGGGGTCCTGGGCTCCCAGATGATGATGTTTGCAACCTCGACCGGAATGGCCCATACCGAATGCGTCCGCACGGCGCTTAAGAAAGGGATCAAATATATCGGAATGCCGGATATAACCATTGAAACACTGACCAATGGTGCAGCCACCGCCGACTACACAGTGGTCGGACGAATTACAGCTGCGATCGCCAAAATCCTGACCAAAGGCTCCTCAGTGCATATCACCAGTGATGCCGGAACAGACCTGGAATTCAGCATCAAAGGCCGCAAAGCGCTTGAACTTGCCGGATTTTTCAAACCCCGATCCATCGCCTGCTTCCCGGACGGCGAATGCCCCATTGCGCCGGTAGAAAAAACCGCCAACGGCACCCTGGTTATTGACTCATCCGTCCATCAAATCGGTCGGGTCGGAAAACCGGTCGTGATGAAAGTCAAAAATGGATTTGTAACTGCCGTTGAAGGGGTCTCAGAAGCCGGGACACTGCTGAACTTATTAAAAACACGGGGCGACAAAAATTCATTTAACCTGGGAGAATTTGCCGTCGGCACCAACCCCTGCGCCAGAATTTCTGAAAATGTTTCCGAAGACAAAAAACGGCTCGGCTCCATTCATATGGCTTTAGGCGACAACGTTTCTTTGGGCGGCCACTCGCCCAGCGCAACGCACATTGACGGCATCATGGGATATCCCAGCTTGTGGGTAGACAATAAACAGATTATCGACCGCGGGAAGCTCTTGATCAAATATTGA
- a CDS encoding peptidylprolyl isomerase produces MGKRFLEKGCMVWLVVFGVGLWSTAVAQEKKVLEVKAASVNGSIITMKQLDRELTQIQQRLAGQGKTLTDSELAAIKKDLLESLINRELIYQESRRQKISAKESEVAEQFDGLKKRFPGETEFNQALQQMNISETEIKKQIRQELELKAFIDQNYSRKISIPEPEVRAYYDSHPDFFKQPEKVRASHILIKVDPQADNSQKGEARQQLEQIQQKLDAGEDFGALAKAFSQGPSSSRNGDLGYFGHGQMVKPFEDAAFALKPGEVSGIVETNFGYHLIKIFDKKPEAMAAFDQAKGKIEQHLKQDKIRKEIGELIEKLKQKADVKKYL; encoded by the coding sequence ATGGGTAAGCGATTTCTTGAAAAAGGTTGCATGGTCTGGCTCGTGGTCTTTGGGGTGGGGTTATGGTCGACCGCTGTGGCGCAAGAGAAAAAAGTGTTGGAGGTTAAAGCCGCCAGTGTAAATGGTTCCATTATTACCATGAAACAACTGGATCGTGAGCTGACACAGATTCAGCAGAGACTCGCCGGCCAGGGCAAGACGCTAACCGATTCCGAACTTGCCGCAATAAAAAAAGATTTGCTGGAAAGCCTGATCAATCGCGAGTTGATTTATCAGGAGAGTCGCCGGCAGAAAATTTCAGCTAAGGAGTCTGAGGTTGCGGAACAGTTCGATGGCCTAAAAAAGCGATTTCCCGGCGAAACCGAATTTAATCAGGCACTGCAACAGATGAATATCTCCGAAACGGAGATAAAAAAACAGATCCGGCAGGAACTGGAATTAAAAGCGTTTATCGATCAAAATTATTCCCGGAAAATTTCGATACCGGAACCGGAAGTGCGCGCCTATTATGATAGTCATCCTGATTTTTTCAAACAACCCGAGAAGGTGCGCGCCAGCCATATTTTGATAAAAGTGGATCCCCAGGCGGACAATTCGCAAAAAGGGGAAGCACGTCAACAACTGGAACAGATTCAACAAAAACTTGATGCCGGTGAAGATTTCGGCGCCCTTGCAAAAGCCTTTTCACAGGGACCCAGCAGTTCCAGGAATGGGGATCTGGGCTATTTCGGTCACGGCCAGATGGTAAAACCATTCGAAGATGCTGCATTTGCATTAAAACCGGGCGAAGTGAGCGGTATCGTGGAAACCAATTTTGGGTATCATTTGATCAAGATATTTGACAAAAAACCAGAAGCCATGGCCGCATTTGATCAAGCCAAGGGTAAAATTGAACAACATCTTAAGCAGGATAAAATCCGCAAAGAGATTGGCGAATTGATCGAAAAGCTCAAACAGAAGGCGGATGTGAAAAAATATCTCTAG
- a CDS encoding TetR/AcrR family transcriptional regulator: protein MNQKGKNNDKYNRILEAAIKIFAVQGFFQSTISQIAKEAGVADGTIYLYFKNKDDILVNFFSYKAKQIFDRFREDVKGADNALDKLRKLIFRHLDEFQRDRNMAVVYQVEIHQNSRLVEKQIKEMSKMYLNIVTEIVEQGQQEGTIRKELYVGLVKRYILGAIDEVINTWLHSEREYDLVSMADPLIDLFIRGICSYKETNRNGQAGAV from the coding sequence ATTAATCAAAAAGGAAAAAATAACGACAAATACAACCGTATCCTTGAGGCCGCGATTAAGATTTTTGCCGTGCAGGGTTTTTTTCAATCGACGATTTCGCAGATTGCCAAAGAGGCTGGTGTCGCGGACGGCACCATCTACCTTTATTTTAAAAATAAAGATGACATTTTGGTCAATTTCTTCAGTTATAAGGCTAAACAGATTTTTGATCGCTTCCGGGAGGATGTCAAAGGCGCCGATAACGCTTTAGACAAATTAAGAAAACTGATCTTCCGCCATCTCGATGAATTTCAACGTGACCGGAACATGGCCGTGGTCTATCAGGTTGAAATCCATCAGAACAGCCGATTGGTGGAAAAGCAGATCAAGGAAATGTCTAAAATGTACCTGAACATCGTCACTGAGATTGTCGAACAGGGTCAGCAGGAAGGGACAATCCGCAAGGAACTCTATGTAGGCTTGGTGAAACGCTATATTTTGGGCGCAATTGATGAGGTGATCAACACCTGGCTGCATTCCGAGCGCGAATATGATCTCGTATCCATGGCCGATCCGCTGATTGATCTTTTTATCAGAGGGATCTGCAGTTACAAGGAAACAAACCGAAACGGACAGGCTGGAGCGGTTTAG
- a CDS encoding acyl-CoA dehydrogenase: MAQLITDRRDVDFVLHEQMQVEQLGKHEKFAEFNRKTIDLIVTEARNLAIKELLPAAKLGDEEGCKFESGSVTVPESFKKAYELFKEGEWVAMTEDPEWGGQGMPRTVALAASEYFVGANCSFMMYSGLTHGAGKLIETFGSEKLKKIFLKKMYSGEWCGTMLLTEPEAGSDVGALTTTAVKNPDGTYSISGNKIFISGGDHDLSENIIHPVLARIEGAPPGTRGISLFAVPKVWVNDDGSLGEFNDVVCTGIEEKMGIHGNSTCSLTLGGKGKCRGYLLGEENKGMRAMFLMMNEARLLVGLQGFGFASASYMYALNYARERVQGKFLLNMRDDNAPSVPIIQHPDVRRQLMIMKSMTEGIRSLIYYTGLCYDKIETSDNDEEKEKYRGIIEVLIPIAKGYVTDKAFEVCSHGVQVYGGYGYIKEYPVEQLLRDCRITMIYEGTNGIQAMDLLGRKLGMKGGKPVMDFFGEVQKTIAAAKKIEGLQDMAAKVEKALNRLGEVALNLGATAMSPKVLNAFAFAHPFMEAAGDVVMAWMLLWRASIAAPKLEKLAGGSDPEARLKKAQTDKNAAFYEGQIRSAEFFIHSLLPVTLGRLNAIADTNGAAIEIPESAFGG, encoded by the coding sequence ATGGCACAGTTAATAACCGATCGACGGGATGTCGACTTCGTGCTGCATGAACAGATGCAGGTTGAACAATTAGGCAAACACGAAAAATTTGCTGAATTTAATCGCAAGACAATTGATCTGATTGTTACTGAAGCGCGCAACCTGGCCATCAAGGAACTTTTGCCAGCCGCTAAGCTGGGAGATGAAGAGGGATGTAAGTTCGAAAGCGGAAGCGTGACCGTACCGGAGTCCTTTAAAAAGGCCTATGAACTTTTCAAAGAAGGTGAATGGGTTGCCATGACTGAGGACCCAGAGTGGGGCGGCCAGGGAATGCCGCGGACGGTTGCGTTGGCGGCCAGTGAGTATTTCGTCGGCGCCAATTGCTCGTTTATGATGTATTCGGGACTGACCCACGGAGCCGGCAAGCTGATTGAGACGTTTGGGAGTGAAAAACTTAAAAAAATATTTCTTAAAAAAATGTACAGCGGAGAGTGGTGCGGAACCATGCTCCTGACCGAACCGGAAGCCGGTTCGGATGTCGGCGCCTTAACAACGACAGCCGTCAAAAATCCGGACGGCACCTACTCGATCTCCGGAAACAAAATTTTTATTTCCGGCGGGGATCACGATTTGTCGGAAAATATCATTCACCCGGTTCTGGCCCGCATCGAAGGCGCCCCGCCGGGGACGCGCGGAATATCATTGTTTGCTGTTCCTAAAGTGTGGGTGAACGATGACGGCAGCCTGGGTGAATTCAATGATGTCGTCTGTACCGGCATTGAAGAAAAAATGGGTATCCATGGCAATTCAACCTGTTCACTGACCCTGGGCGGAAAGGGCAAATGCCGCGGGTACCTGCTGGGAGAAGAAAACAAAGGAATGCGCGCAATGTTCCTGATGATGAATGAAGCGCGCCTGCTGGTGGGTCTTCAGGGGTTCGGTTTTGCAAGCGCATCTTATATGTATGCGTTGAATTATGCCCGTGAACGGGTTCAGGGAAAATTTCTGTTGAATATGCGGGATGATAATGCGCCTTCAGTTCCGATTATCCAGCACCCGGATGTGCGCCGACAGCTGATGATCATGAAGTCGATGACTGAAGGCATACGCAGCCTGATTTATTATACCGGTCTGTGCTATGACAAAATAGAAACCAGCGACAATGACGAGGAGAAAGAAAAATACAGAGGTATCATCGAGGTTCTCATTCCCATTGCCAAGGGGTATGTCACCGATAAGGCCTTTGAGGTCTGCAGCCATGGCGTCCAGGTCTATGGCGGCTACGGATATATCAAAGAGTATCCGGTTGAGCAGCTTCTGCGGGATTGCCGCATCACCATGATATATGAAGGGACCAACGGCATCCAGGCGATGGATCTTTTGGGCAGGAAGTTGGGCATGAAGGGCGGCAAACCCGTAATGGATTTTTTCGGAGAGGTACAAAAAACAATCGCTGCGGCCAAGAAAATTGAAGGGCTGCAAGACATGGCCGCCAAGGTGGAAAAGGCCCTGAACCGACTCGGCGAGGTGGCCTTAAATCTGGGGGCGACAGCCATGTCGCCCAAAGTGTTGAACGCTTTTGCCTTTGCGCATCCCTTCATGGAGGCGGCCGGCGATGTTGTTATGGCCTGGATGCTGCTGTGGCGGGCGTCGATAGCGGCTCCCAAACTTGAAAAACTGGCCGGCGGCAGTGACCCTGAAGCCAGACTTAAAAAGGCCCAGACGGATAAAAATGCTGCTTTTTATGAGGGGCAGATCAGGAGTGCCGAATTTTTTATCCATTCCCTCCTGCCGGTTACGCTCGGCAGGCTGAATGCGATTGCCGATACCAATGGGGCTGCGATTGAAATTCCGGAATCGGCTTTTGGGGGTTAG
- a CDS encoding long-chain fatty acid--CoA ligase: MTTQSRYADKPWLAHYETGVPENLKYEEICLPDILDRSAREFPDNMALLFQGYPVSFRELTQMVNQFAACLNDLGIRKGDSVAILLPNLIPCVVAYYATLKIGATVVMNNPLYADRELEHQFNDSASKILITLDLLGNRMIDLRPKTKIKEIIYTSIGDYLPFPKNLLFPLVAKKKKLAADVKPADNVYKWKTLLAQYNPTPPEINVSFEDTAMYQYTGGTTGVSKGVILTHANLSKQVQHIAAWFPKFTKGTEVMLGALPFFHVFGLSTAMNFAVYMGWGDILVPKPQPEQLLESIRKFKPTFAPLVPTMYIGMLNHPDINKTDMTSIKGCFSGSAPLPVEVIKAFEEKTGAVIVEGYGLTETSPVTHINPFSGGKRKVGSIGLPISDTLCRIVDLETGNTDVPAGESGEVIIKGPQVMKGYRNMPDETAATITDGWLHTGDIGKMDDEGYFFIVDRKKDMIISGGFNVYPRDIEEVFFENPKVQEACAIGIPHPHRGEAVKVFVVLKEGETATQEDLLEYCKTKLAKYKLPTEIEFRIELPKTNVGKILKKDLRAEEMAKKVIPDVK; this comes from the coding sequence ATGACGACACAATCACGATACGCTGACAAACCGTGGCTGGCACATTATGAAACGGGCGTACCGGAAAACCTGAAATATGAAGAAATCTGCCTGCCGGATATTCTGGATAGATCGGCCCGTGAATTTCCGGACAACATGGCCCTACTGTTTCAAGGGTATCCGGTGTCATTTCGCGAACTAACGCAAATGGTCAATCAATTTGCGGCGTGCCTCAATGATTTGGGCATTCGAAAAGGTGACAGCGTGGCCATTCTCCTGCCCAATCTCATCCCCTGCGTGGTCGCTTACTACGCCACCCTTAAAATCGGTGCCACCGTAGTCATGAACAACCCGTTGTATGCCGACAGAGAACTGGAGCACCAGTTCAATGATTCAGCATCCAAAATATTGATTACACTCGATCTTCTGGGAAACCGCATGATCGACCTGAGGCCCAAGACAAAAATCAAGGAGATCATCTATACGTCCATCGGCGATTATCTGCCGTTTCCCAAGAACCTGCTCTTTCCCCTGGTTGCCAAAAAGAAAAAATTGGCCGCTGACGTCAAACCGGCCGATAATGTATACAAATGGAAAACACTTCTGGCTCAATATAATCCCACACCGCCCGAAATTAACGTTTCCTTTGAGGACACCGCCATGTATCAATATACCGGCGGCACCACCGGGGTTTCCAAAGGTGTTATTCTCACCCATGCCAACCTGAGCAAACAGGTCCAGCATATTGCCGCCTGGTTCCCCAAATTTACCAAAGGGACCGAAGTCATGCTGGGCGCGCTCCCCTTTTTTCATGTCTTCGGACTTTCCACTGCCATGAACTTTGCCGTTTATATGGGCTGGGGGGACATACTGGTTCCAAAGCCCCAGCCGGAACAGCTGCTTGAAAGCATCAGAAAATTTAAACCGACCTTTGCGCCCCTGGTGCCGACCATGTACATCGGCATGCTGAACCATCCCGATATTAATAAAACCGATATGACCTCCATCAAGGGGTGCTTTTCCGGAAGTGCACCGCTTCCGGTGGAAGTGATCAAGGCGTTTGAAGAAAAGACCGGTGCGGTCATCGTTGAAGGGTATGGATTGACCGAAACATCCCCGGTGACTCACATCAACCCCTTTAGCGGCGGCAAACGCAAGGTCGGAAGCATCGGCCTGCCGATTTCCGACACGCTCTGCCGAATCGTTGACCTGGAAACCGGAAACACGGATGTTCCCGCAGGCGAGTCCGGCGAAGTAATAATTAAAGGGCCCCAGGTGATGAAAGGATACCGTAATATGCCGGACGAAACCGCCGCAACCATCACGGACGGATGGTTGCATACCGGTGATATCGGGAAAATGGATGATGAAGGCTATTTTTTTATCGTCGACCGTAAAAAAGACATGATTATATCCGGCGGCTTTAATGTCTATCCCCGCGACATCGAGGAAGTCTTCTTTGAAAACCCGAAAGTTCAAGAAGCCTGCGCCATCGGCATCCCCCACCCCCACCGGGGTGAAGCCGTCAAGGTCTTTGTGGTCTTAAAAGAAGGGGAAACTGCAACCCAGGAGGATCTGCTTGAATACTGCAAAACCAAACTGGCAAAATACAAGCTGCCGACTGAAATCGAATTCAGAATTGAACTGCCCAAAACAAATGTGGGAAAAATATTGAAAAAAGATCTGCGGGCCGAAGAAATGGCAAAAAAAGTCATCCCTGATGTAAAATAA